The sequence GTCCAGTGACTCGGGCGTCGTGAGTGCCGACTTCTCCTCGAAGCCCGGATAGCGGATCGAGATGGTGCCGATGCTCCCGGCGGAACGGCCCGACGCGAGCAGGATCGACTCGAGCATGCGCACGGTGCTGGTCTTTCCGTTCGTCCCGGTGACGCCGACCAGCGTGAGGTCACGCGCAGGGTGCGCGAAGAAGCGCGAAGCGACGTCGGCGAGCGCCGTGCGTGTGTCGCGCACGCGCGCCACCGCCACGTGCTCCGGGCGCGCCGCGGGAGGATGCTCGACGAGCAGCGCGCTCGCCCCGGCCTCGATCGCCGCCTCGAGATGGCGGTGGCCGTCACTCTGCGCGCCGCGCAGCGCGACGAAGAGCGCGCCCGGACCCACCTTGCGCGAGTCGTAGCTCACGTCGCGGATCTCCGCGCGCACCGGGCCGTCGATTCTGGCGTCGAGTCCGGCGACGAGATCCTCCAAGGTCCGCGTCATCCCGCTCCGCCTCCGGGATTCTTCCCGCGCGTCTCGATCCTCTGCGCTGGCGCGGGGCGAGGCGTCGGGTAGCCGATGCCGAGCCGATCGACCGCGTAGCCCGCGACCTCGCGAAACACCGGCGCCGCGACCATTCCGCCGGTGCGGAACCCGCGCGGCTCGTCGATGAAGACGCCGATCACCAGACGCGGATTCACGACCGGCACGATTCCGACGAAGGAGGCCACGTAGTCGGTCTGGGAGTAGACGCCGTCCTTCACCTTCTGCGCGGTCCCTGTCTTGCCGGCGACCGAAACGTGCGGGAGCGCGGCCCCCTTGCCCGTACCGTCGACGACGACCTGCCGCATCATCTCGAGCACGGTGCGCGCGGTGCGCTCCGAGATCGCGCGCTCGCCGGCCACGGCGGGCGTGTCGGCGGAGGCGCGCGTGATGCGAGGCGTGACCCGCACGCCGCCGTTCGCGAAGACCGCCATGGCGGCGACGAGCTGCACCGGTGTCACCGTGACGCCCTGGCCGAACGACAGGTTCGCGCGCTCGATCGCCTGCCGCTCGCGGATCTCCCGCACGCTGCCCGCGACCTCGCCCGGAAAGCCGCTGCCAGTCACTCGTCCGAAGCCGAACCGGCGCACGGCATCCACCAGCCGGCGCGCCCCGAGCCTGGCGATGATCTTGGCCGTGCCGATGTTGCTCGAGACCTTCAGGATGTCGCTGACGCTGAGCAGATCGTGCGGGTGGTAGTCGCGGATCGTGCGCCGTCCGATCCGGAAGCGCCCGCCTTCACAGTCGAAGATCTCGCCCGGGTGGGTCACCCCGGCCTCCAGGGCCGCGGCGATCGAGAACGGCTTGAACGTGCTTCCCGGCTCGAACGTGTCGACGAAGGCGCGCGCGCGATACGCGGAGGAGTCCTCGAGCCAGAAGCGGTTCGGATCGAAGCTCGGCGACTCGGCCGCCACCAGGATCTCGCCGGTCCGCGGGTCGAGCGCGACCAGCGTCGCGTGGCGCGCGCCGGTCCTGCGCAGCGACTCGGCGAGAGCCTTCTCGGCGAAGTGCTGCAGCTCGAGGTCCAGCGCGAGCGTGACCGGCTGGCCCGCACGGGTTTCGGGTGCTTGCACGTCCTGCGGGAGCGGGCGACCGCCACCGTCCCGGTTCATGCGCAGCTTTGCGCCCGTGCCGCGAAGCTCGCGATCGAAGAGCAGCTCGACGCCCGAGAGCCCGCGCCCGTCGCGATCGGCGAAGCCGAGCAGCGGGCCCGCAAGCGACCCGTTGGTGTAGAAGCGGCGCCGTTCGCCGTGAAGGTGGACTCCCGCGAGCCCGAGCGCGCGAACGCGATCGGCGGCATCGGGCGTGACCCAGCGCTGCAGCCAGACGAAGCTCGCGGACTCCGCGAGGCGGGCTTCGATCTCCTTGGCCGGCAGCCGCAGCGCCTTCGCGAGCGCGAGCGCGGCGGCGGGCCGATCCGCGATCAGACGCGGCGAAGCCGCGACGGACTCCACGCTGGCCGAGACGGCGAGCGGCCGCCCGTCGCGATCGCGAAGCTCACCGCGCAGCGCGGAGAGCTCGACCTTGGTCGCGCCCTGACGTGCGGCGCGCGTCGCGAGGACCTCGGCGTCGAGCGTCTGCAGCTGGATCGCCCGCCCGAGCAGCGCTGCGAAGCCGAGCAGCCCGACGAACGCGACGACCTGCAGACGGCCGGGCTGCAGGCCCGCGCTCCGCCGCCGGCGCGTCCGCCGTGCGGCGCTCAACGGGGTTCGCCCCCCGCGACGTCGGAGAGCGCGGCAAGGTGGGGATCGGCAAGGGAGACGACCTGCTCGGGAGCCGGGTAGATCAAGCCGAGCTCGAGCGCGCGCGGCTCGATGCGCTCGGGCGCGGCCAGCGCCGCCACCTCGATGCGCAGCCGCTCGACGACGAGCGAGAGCTCGTGCTCGTGCGAGACGCGGCGGCCGAGCTCGTAGCGCAGCGAGATCACGTACGTGCGCACGTACACGAGCACCCCGGACGCCGCGATCGCGCCCAGCACGAGGGCGAGCAGCGCTCCGAACCACGGGCGGTGGCCCTGCAGCCGCGTGTTCAGCATCGCACGCCTCCGCGAAGTCGCGCGCTGCGCGCTCGGGGATTGCGCCGGATCTCGCCCGGGGAGGGCTTGGTTCCGCGCGCCACGATCCGCAGCCGCGGCACCTGGCCGCAGCCGCAGACGGGAAGATCCGGCGGGCAGATGCAGCCCTTCGCCTCGCGAGCCATGAACTGCTTGACCCTGCGGTCCTCTCCGGAGTGATACGAGAGCACGGCCAGCCGCCCTCCCTGTGCGAGCACTTCGAGCGCGCTCTCGAGGCCCGCGTCGAGCTCGGCGAGCTCGTCGTTCACGGCCATGCGCAGCGCCTGGAACACGAGCGTCGCCGGATGGTGCCGGCGCTCCGGGAGCCGCACGCCCGATAGCGCCGCCACGAGATCCTGCACGGTGCGGATCGGTCGTCGGGCGTCGAGCGCGCGCGCGACGCGACCGGCGGCCGGAACGCCGCCGTCGCGGAGCAGCTGCGCGAGCTCCTCGGTGCCGATCCGCTCGAGCAGATCGGCGGCGGTCTCTCCGCTCGATCGGTCCATTCGCATGTCGAGCGGCACCGGCGCGTCTCCGGCGCGAAAGCTCATGCCGCGCTCGATCCGGTCGAGGTGCGCGGAGCAGACGCCGAGGTCCAGAAGCACGCCGTCGACGGGAAGGGCGCCCGCCGCGGCGGCCACCTCGCGCAGGAACGAGAAGCGCGCGTGGAAGAGCCTGGCGCGCGAGCCGAAGCGCTGCAGGCGCTTCTCGGCGACCTCGAGCATCTCCGGGTCGCGGTCGAGACCGACCAGCAATCCGTTCGAGCCGAGCCGCTCCAGGATCTGCTCGGCGTGTCCTCCGTGTCCGGTCGTCGCATCGACGATCCGCGAGTCCTCGCGCAGGGAGAGCAGCTCGAGGACCTCGTCGACCATCACCGGGGCGTGGGACGGCGTCACCGCGTGGCGCCGCGCAGGAAGCGCGAGTTCTCGGCCTCGTGCTCCTGGGTGTTCTCGATCTCGGCTTCGTAGCGGGCGCGGTCCCAGATCTCGACCCGGTCGGTGAGCCCCATGAAGACGATCTCGCGCTCGATCCGGGCCAGACGGCGCAGCGTCGGCGGGATCAGGATCCGTCCGGCGCGATCGACACTGCACGGTGTTGCATGGCCGATGATCAGGCGCTCGAGCGATTCGGCCGCGTCGTTCAGCACGTCGTCGGAGAGGCGCTGGCGAATCTTGTCGAACTTCTCGGCCGGGTAGATCGCCAGACAGCGCGAGCGAAGCGTGAGCCAGGGCGGCTCGCTCGAGCGCGTCAACAGGTCCCGAAATTCCTTCGGCAGGCTGGTGCG is a genomic window of Deltaproteobacteria bacterium containing:
- a CDS encoding penicillin-binding protein 2 — translated: MSAARRTRRRRSAGLQPGRLQVVAFVGLLGFAALLGRAIQLQTLDAEVLATRAARQGATKVELSALRGELRDRDGRPLAVSASVESVAASPRLIADRPAAALALAKALRLPAKEIEARLAESASFVWLQRWVTPDAADRVRALGLAGVHLHGERRRFYTNGSLAGPLLGFADRDGRGLSGVELLFDRELRGTGAKLRMNRDGGGRPLPQDVQAPETRAGQPVTLALDLELQHFAEKALAESLRRTGARHATLVALDPRTGEILVAAESPSFDPNRFWLEDSSAYRARAFVDTFEPGSTFKPFSIAAALEAGVTHPGEIFDCEGGRFRIGRRTIRDYHPHDLLSVSDILKVSSNIGTAKIIARLGARRLVDAVRRFGFGRVTGSGFPGEVAGSVREIRERQAIERANLSFGQGVTVTPVQLVAAMAVFANGGVRVTPRITRASADTPAVAGERAISERTARTVLEMMRQVVVDGTGKGAALPHVSVAGKTGTAQKVKDGVYSQTDYVASFVGIVPVVNPRLVIGVFIDEPRGFRTGGMVAAPVFREVAGYAVDRLGIGYPTPRPAPAQRIETRGKNPGGGAG
- the rsmH gene encoding 16S rRNA (cytosine(1402)-N(4))-methyltransferase RsmH, translated to MVDEVLELLSLREDSRIVDATTGHGGHAEQILERLGSNGLLVGLDRDPEMLEVAEKRLQRFGSRARLFHARFSFLREVAAAAGALPVDGVLLDLGVCSAHLDRIERGMSFRAGDAPVPLDMRMDRSSGETAADLLERIGTEELAQLLRDGGVPAAGRVARALDARRPIRTVQDLVAALSGVRLPERRHHPATLVFQALRMAVNDELAELDAGLESALEVLAQGGRLAVLSYHSGEDRRVKQFMAREAKGCICPPDLPVCGCGQVPRLRIVARGTKPSPGEIRRNPRARSARLRGGVRC
- the mraZ gene encoding division/cell wall cluster transcriptional repressor MraZ — protein: MFWGCHEHVLDEKGRTSLPKEFRDLLTRSSEPPWLTLRSRCLAIYPAEKFDKIRQRLSDDVLNDAAESLERLIIGHATPCSVDRAGRILIPPTLRRLARIEREIVFMGLTDRVEIWDRARYEAEIENTQEHEAENSRFLRGATR